Proteins co-encoded in one Bombus pyrosoma isolate SC7728 linkage group LG4, ASM1482585v1, whole genome shotgun sequence genomic window:
- the LOC122567151 gene encoding glycoprotein 3-alpha-L-fucosyltransferase A isoform X2, with protein MSLPRPSLKGYFFYVLFFSGLLLVILNLLQDEIWHRMRPHPGQSQPVRVSDTKIKQNWPAKLKKPTMHVSQTREKMEKKLLSEVSNLTGTTILTRNSIELMDPSKRPWYMKGGTRRPYPAIKSHRTGRRLARLWPDEDAYDDRVTNQLMYVPTDYNKTGVDRPLKKIMVPHGMPEAKVGPDIFLQHRCPVNTCTIVRDNAEDADLILFKDYITHVGRRSASQVWMLYFLECPYHTQSVKNAVINWTATYRRDSDIVAPYERWQYYDSSVTQIPQTFNYAANKTKKVAWFVSNCHPRNQRMHYAKELSKYIQVDIYGTCGSLRCPRSQSQACFDMLDEDYKFYLAFENSNCKDYITEKFFVNGLGHNVLPIVMGAHPTDYARSAPYRSYIHVDEFESPKELAEYLHRLDRDDELYNSYFRWKGTGEFINTYFWCRVCAMLHDDRPPKFYKDVNEWWRGDGICTTTSWREHDSVRAGKLKNT; from the exons ATGAGTCTGCCGCGTCCTTCCCTGAAGGGATACTTTTTTTACGTGCTATTCTTCTCCGGTTTGCTGCTAGTTATCCTGAATCTACTACAGGACGAAATATGGCATCGTATGCGACCTCATCCTGGACAATCTCAACCGGTTCGAGTTTCCGATACCAAG ATCAAGCAAAATTGGCCTGCAAAATTGAAGAAACCGACAATGCATGTTTCGCAGACTCgagaaaaaatggagaaaaagctTCTATCCGAG GTATCCAACCTAACCGGCACGACGATTTTAACACGCAACAGTATAGAACTGATGGATCCATCGAAAAGGCCTTGGTATATGAAAGGAGGGACCAGGAGGCCTTATCCTGCCATAAAATCCCATCGTACTGGCCGCAGATTGGCGCGTTTGTGGCCCGACGAAGACGCTTACGACGATCGTGTTACCAATCAA TTGATGTATGTACCGACTGATTATAATAAAACTGGTGTCGATCGTCCATTGAAAAAGATAATGGTTCCACATGGTATGCCCGAGGCGAAAGTCGGTCCTGACATATTTCTTCAGCATCGATGTCCAGTAAATACTTGTACCATCGTCAGAGATAACGCCGAAGATGCTGATTTAATCTTATTCAAGGACTACATAACGCATGTGGGAAGAAGATCTGCAAGTCAA GTGTGGATGCTGTATTTTTTAGAGTGCCCTTATCACACGCAGAGCGTGAAGAACGCTGTCATCAATTGGACGGCAACTTATCGTCGTGACAGCGACATAGTCGCGCCCTATGAAAGATGGCAATATTACGACTCTAGCGTCACGCAAATACCGCAGACTTTTAATTACGCAGCCAACAAGACTAAAAAG GTAGCATGGTTCGTTTCAAATTGTCATCCACGAAATCAGCGTATGCATTACGCGAAAGAGCTTTCGAAATACATCCAAGTGGACATCTACGGGACTTGTGGCTCCTTGCGATGCCCACGCTCGCAATCTCAAGCGTGCTTCGATATGCTCGACGAAGACTACAAATTTTATCTAGCTTTCGAGAATTCCAACTGCAAGGATTACATCACGGAAAAGTTCTTCGTCAATGGTCTCGG ACACAACGTTCTGCCGATTGTAATGGGTGCGCATCCAACGGACTACGCTCGCAGCGCTCCTTACCGCTCGTACATTCACGTGGACGAGTTTGAGTCACCGAAAGAGCTTGCCGAGTATCTTCATCGTTTGGACCGAGACGACGAACTGTACAATTCGTACTTTCGCTGGAAAGGTACCGGCGAGTTTATCAACACGTACTTTTGGTGCCGTGTTTGCGCCATGTTGCACGACGACCGGCCGCCAAAATTTTACAAGGACGTGAACGAATGGTGGAGAGGCGACGGAATATGCACGACGACTTCGTGGCGTGAACACGATTCGGTTCGTGCGGGAAAGTTGAAAAACACTTGA
- the LOC122567151 gene encoding glycoprotein 3-alpha-L-fucosyltransferase A isoform X4, translated as MSLPRPSLKGYFFYVLFFSGLLLVILNLLQDEIWHRMRPHPGQSQPVRVSDTKVSNLTGTTILTRNSIELMDPSKRPWYMKGGTRRPYPAIKSHRTGRRLARLWPDEDAYDDRVTNQLMYVPTDYNKTGVDRPLKKIMVPHGMPEAKVGPDIFLQHRCPVNTCTIVRDNAEDADLILFKDYITHVGRRSASQVWMLYFLECPYHTQSVKNAVINWTATYRRDSDIVAPYERWQYYDSSVTQIPQTFNYAANKTKKVAWFVSNCHPRNQRMHYAKELSKYIQVDIYGTCGSLRCPRSQSQACFDMLDEDYKFYLAFENSNCKDYITEKFFVNGLGHNVLPIVMGAHPTDYARSAPYRSYIHVDEFESPKELAEYLHRLDRDDELYNSYFRWKGTGEFINTYFWCRVCAMLHDDRPPKFYKDVNEWWRGDGICTTTSWREHDSVRAGKLKNT; from the exons ATGAGTCTGCCGCGTCCTTCCCTGAAGGGATACTTTTTTTACGTGCTATTCTTCTCCGGTTTGCTGCTAGTTATCCTGAATCTACTACAGGACGAAATATGGCATCGTATGCGACCTCATCCTGGACAATCTCAACCGGTTCGAGTTTCCGATACCAAG GTATCCAACCTAACCGGCACGACGATTTTAACACGCAACAGTATAGAACTGATGGATCCATCGAAAAGGCCTTGGTATATGAAAGGAGGGACCAGGAGGCCTTATCCTGCCATAAAATCCCATCGTACTGGCCGCAGATTGGCGCGTTTGTGGCCCGACGAAGACGCTTACGACGATCGTGTTACCAATCAA TTGATGTATGTACCGACTGATTATAATAAAACTGGTGTCGATCGTCCATTGAAAAAGATAATGGTTCCACATGGTATGCCCGAGGCGAAAGTCGGTCCTGACATATTTCTTCAGCATCGATGTCCAGTAAATACTTGTACCATCGTCAGAGATAACGCCGAAGATGCTGATTTAATCTTATTCAAGGACTACATAACGCATGTGGGAAGAAGATCTGCAAGTCAA GTGTGGATGCTGTATTTTTTAGAGTGCCCTTATCACACGCAGAGCGTGAAGAACGCTGTCATCAATTGGACGGCAACTTATCGTCGTGACAGCGACATAGTCGCGCCCTATGAAAGATGGCAATATTACGACTCTAGCGTCACGCAAATACCGCAGACTTTTAATTACGCAGCCAACAAGACTAAAAAG GTAGCATGGTTCGTTTCAAATTGTCATCCACGAAATCAGCGTATGCATTACGCGAAAGAGCTTTCGAAATACATCCAAGTGGACATCTACGGGACTTGTGGCTCCTTGCGATGCCCACGCTCGCAATCTCAAGCGTGCTTCGATATGCTCGACGAAGACTACAAATTTTATCTAGCTTTCGAGAATTCCAACTGCAAGGATTACATCACGGAAAAGTTCTTCGTCAATGGTCTCGG ACACAACGTTCTGCCGATTGTAATGGGTGCGCATCCAACGGACTACGCTCGCAGCGCTCCTTACCGCTCGTACATTCACGTGGACGAGTTTGAGTCACCGAAAGAGCTTGCCGAGTATCTTCATCGTTTGGACCGAGACGACGAACTGTACAATTCGTACTTTCGCTGGAAAGGTACCGGCGAGTTTATCAACACGTACTTTTGGTGCCGTGTTTGCGCCATGTTGCACGACGACCGGCCGCCAAAATTTTACAAGGACGTGAACGAATGGTGGAGAGGCGACGGAATATGCACGACGACTTCGTGGCGTGAACACGATTCGGTTCGTGCGGGAAAGTTGAAAAACACTTGA
- the LOC122567151 gene encoding glycoprotein 3-alpha-L-fucosyltransferase A isoform X3, producing the protein MSLPRPSLKGYFFYVLFFSGLLLVILNLLQDEIWHRMRPHPGQSQPVRVSDTKVSNLTGTTILTRNSIELMDPSKRPWYMKGGTRRPYPAIKSHRTGRRLARLWPDEDAYDDRVTNQLMYVPTDYNKTGVDRPLKKIMVPHGMPEAKVGPDIFLQHRCPVNTCTIVRDNAEDADLILFKDYITHVGRRSASQQVWMLYFLECPYHTQSVKNAVINWTATYRRDSDIVAPYERWQYYDSSVTQIPQTFNYAANKTKKVAWFVSNCHPRNQRMHYAKELSKYIQVDIYGTCGSLRCPRSQSQACFDMLDEDYKFYLAFENSNCKDYITEKFFVNGLGHNVLPIVMGAHPTDYARSAPYRSYIHVDEFESPKELAEYLHRLDRDDELYNSYFRWKGTGEFINTYFWCRVCAMLHDDRPPKFYKDVNEWWRGDGICTTTSWREHDSVRAGKLKNT; encoded by the exons ATGAGTCTGCCGCGTCCTTCCCTGAAGGGATACTTTTTTTACGTGCTATTCTTCTCCGGTTTGCTGCTAGTTATCCTGAATCTACTACAGGACGAAATATGGCATCGTATGCGACCTCATCCTGGACAATCTCAACCGGTTCGAGTTTCCGATACCAAG GTATCCAACCTAACCGGCACGACGATTTTAACACGCAACAGTATAGAACTGATGGATCCATCGAAAAGGCCTTGGTATATGAAAGGAGGGACCAGGAGGCCTTATCCTGCCATAAAATCCCATCGTACTGGCCGCAGATTGGCGCGTTTGTGGCCCGACGAAGACGCTTACGACGATCGTGTTACCAATCAA TTGATGTATGTACCGACTGATTATAATAAAACTGGTGTCGATCGTCCATTGAAAAAGATAATGGTTCCACATGGTATGCCCGAGGCGAAAGTCGGTCCTGACATATTTCTTCAGCATCGATGTCCAGTAAATACTTGTACCATCGTCAGAGATAACGCCGAAGATGCTGATTTAATCTTATTCAAGGACTACATAACGCATGTGGGAAGAAGATCTGCAAGTCAA CAGGTGTGGATGCTGTATTTTTTAGAGTGCCCTTATCACACGCAGAGCGTGAAGAACGCTGTCATCAATTGGACGGCAACTTATCGTCGTGACAGCGACATAGTCGCGCCCTATGAAAGATGGCAATATTACGACTCTAGCGTCACGCAAATACCGCAGACTTTTAATTACGCAGCCAACAAGACTAAAAAG GTAGCATGGTTCGTTTCAAATTGTCATCCACGAAATCAGCGTATGCATTACGCGAAAGAGCTTTCGAAATACATCCAAGTGGACATCTACGGGACTTGTGGCTCCTTGCGATGCCCACGCTCGCAATCTCAAGCGTGCTTCGATATGCTCGACGAAGACTACAAATTTTATCTAGCTTTCGAGAATTCCAACTGCAAGGATTACATCACGGAAAAGTTCTTCGTCAATGGTCTCGG ACACAACGTTCTGCCGATTGTAATGGGTGCGCATCCAACGGACTACGCTCGCAGCGCTCCTTACCGCTCGTACATTCACGTGGACGAGTTTGAGTCACCGAAAGAGCTTGCCGAGTATCTTCATCGTTTGGACCGAGACGACGAACTGTACAATTCGTACTTTCGCTGGAAAGGTACCGGCGAGTTTATCAACACGTACTTTTGGTGCCGTGTTTGCGCCATGTTGCACGACGACCGGCCGCCAAAATTTTACAAGGACGTGAACGAATGGTGGAGAGGCGACGGAATATGCACGACGACTTCGTGGCGTGAACACGATTCGGTTCGTGCGGGAAAGTTGAAAAACACTTGA
- the LOC122567151 gene encoding glycoprotein 3-alpha-L-fucosyltransferase A isoform X1, with protein MSLPRPSLKGYFFYVLFFSGLLLVILNLLQDEIWHRMRPHPGQSQPVRVSDTKIKQNWPAKLKKPTMHVSQTREKMEKKLLSEVSNLTGTTILTRNSIELMDPSKRPWYMKGGTRRPYPAIKSHRTGRRLARLWPDEDAYDDRVTNQLMYVPTDYNKTGVDRPLKKIMVPHGMPEAKVGPDIFLQHRCPVNTCTIVRDNAEDADLILFKDYITHVGRRSASQQVWMLYFLECPYHTQSVKNAVINWTATYRRDSDIVAPYERWQYYDSSVTQIPQTFNYAANKTKKVAWFVSNCHPRNQRMHYAKELSKYIQVDIYGTCGSLRCPRSQSQACFDMLDEDYKFYLAFENSNCKDYITEKFFVNGLGHNVLPIVMGAHPTDYARSAPYRSYIHVDEFESPKELAEYLHRLDRDDELYNSYFRWKGTGEFINTYFWCRVCAMLHDDRPPKFYKDVNEWWRGDGICTTTSWREHDSVRAGKLKNT; from the exons ATGAGTCTGCCGCGTCCTTCCCTGAAGGGATACTTTTTTTACGTGCTATTCTTCTCCGGTTTGCTGCTAGTTATCCTGAATCTACTACAGGACGAAATATGGCATCGTATGCGACCTCATCCTGGACAATCTCAACCGGTTCGAGTTTCCGATACCAAG ATCAAGCAAAATTGGCCTGCAAAATTGAAGAAACCGACAATGCATGTTTCGCAGACTCgagaaaaaatggagaaaaagctTCTATCCGAG GTATCCAACCTAACCGGCACGACGATTTTAACACGCAACAGTATAGAACTGATGGATCCATCGAAAAGGCCTTGGTATATGAAAGGAGGGACCAGGAGGCCTTATCCTGCCATAAAATCCCATCGTACTGGCCGCAGATTGGCGCGTTTGTGGCCCGACGAAGACGCTTACGACGATCGTGTTACCAATCAA TTGATGTATGTACCGACTGATTATAATAAAACTGGTGTCGATCGTCCATTGAAAAAGATAATGGTTCCACATGGTATGCCCGAGGCGAAAGTCGGTCCTGACATATTTCTTCAGCATCGATGTCCAGTAAATACTTGTACCATCGTCAGAGATAACGCCGAAGATGCTGATTTAATCTTATTCAAGGACTACATAACGCATGTGGGAAGAAGATCTGCAAGTCAA CAGGTGTGGATGCTGTATTTTTTAGAGTGCCCTTATCACACGCAGAGCGTGAAGAACGCTGTCATCAATTGGACGGCAACTTATCGTCGTGACAGCGACATAGTCGCGCCCTATGAAAGATGGCAATATTACGACTCTAGCGTCACGCAAATACCGCAGACTTTTAATTACGCAGCCAACAAGACTAAAAAG GTAGCATGGTTCGTTTCAAATTGTCATCCACGAAATCAGCGTATGCATTACGCGAAAGAGCTTTCGAAATACATCCAAGTGGACATCTACGGGACTTGTGGCTCCTTGCGATGCCCACGCTCGCAATCTCAAGCGTGCTTCGATATGCTCGACGAAGACTACAAATTTTATCTAGCTTTCGAGAATTCCAACTGCAAGGATTACATCACGGAAAAGTTCTTCGTCAATGGTCTCGG ACACAACGTTCTGCCGATTGTAATGGGTGCGCATCCAACGGACTACGCTCGCAGCGCTCCTTACCGCTCGTACATTCACGTGGACGAGTTTGAGTCACCGAAAGAGCTTGCCGAGTATCTTCATCGTTTGGACCGAGACGACGAACTGTACAATTCGTACTTTCGCTGGAAAGGTACCGGCGAGTTTATCAACACGTACTTTTGGTGCCGTGTTTGCGCCATGTTGCACGACGACCGGCCGCCAAAATTTTACAAGGACGTGAACGAATGGTGGAGAGGCGACGGAATATGCACGACGACTTCGTGGCGTGAACACGATTCGGTTCGTGCGGGAAAGTTGAAAAACACTTGA